A single region of the Hyphomicrobiales bacterium genome encodes:
- a CDS encoding conserved hypothetical protein (Evidence 4 : Unknown function but conserved in other organisms): MSIDAEMMSESFNGWERWCKRLTADTPPTIDEAMEFCLFARQWLPTLLMRAALRPSLVPVAPPRHGAGEPMKAAPGLQDIAELLRDRAEALSAERPDMARLMWQGAKTLDALIHAIVQKGQPGDDQPLLHTLARSLPVVAESFARDDARAPARVPEGPDEEKVYLRQKVDSLVGALTEQAELHGGLAEKAKLAETRAKAAEAEVKRLHKTLSSLQLNPAVEPSGEIVAGLRDALSLLKDERKRRDKGEERERALRDALEEARVAQAARTPPALHLEALAQLPRSAVAQLPAPAPTQPAPVLRSSAPVSYPEAEARPVVFSTAPPPAVHEPRPASRPLPAVLPRPAASGDPLNGPLGEAPAPARRVVREAPEPATPGQRATRSSDQLVAAYRAQRAANRAPPPPTRAGTRPDVRNEPPVPPAPAPQASVPPSQRSAVPSPQPSPSAAQSPLNDNGTRIQFITSDDF, from the coding sequence ATGTCCATAGACGCCGAGATGATGTCAGAAAGCTTCAACGGTTGGGAGCGCTGGTGCAAGCGCCTCACGGCCGATACGCCCCCCACCATTGACGAGGCGATGGAGTTTTGCCTTTTCGCAAGGCAATGGTTGCCGACGCTCCTCATGCGCGCGGCGCTTCGCCCGAGCCTGGTGCCGGTCGCGCCTCCGCGGCATGGGGCGGGCGAGCCGATGAAAGCCGCGCCCGGGCTTCAGGACATCGCCGAATTGCTCCGGGACCGTGCCGAAGCCCTCTCAGCCGAGCGCCCGGATATGGCGCGCCTGATGTGGCAGGGCGCCAAGACCCTCGACGCCCTCATCCATGCAATCGTGCAGAAGGGCCAGCCGGGAGACGACCAGCCGTTGCTGCACACTCTGGCGCGGTCCCTCCCCGTTGTCGCCGAGAGCTTCGCTCGCGACGATGCGCGGGCGCCCGCGCGTGTGCCGGAGGGGCCCGACGAGGAAAAGGTCTACCTCCGCCAGAAGGTCGATAGCCTTGTCGGCGCGCTCACGGAACAAGCCGAACTTCATGGCGGGCTCGCCGAGAAGGCCAAGCTCGCTGAAACGCGCGCCAAGGCCGCCGAAGCCGAGGTGAAGCGGTTGCACAAGACTCTGTCCTCGCTGCAGCTCAACCCGGCCGTGGAGCCATCTGGGGAGATCGTCGCCGGACTGCGTGATGCCTTGAGCCTGCTCAAGGATGAGCGCAAGAGGCGCGACAAGGGGGAAGAGCGCGAGCGAGCCTTGCGCGACGCGCTGGAAGAGGCACGCGTCGCACAGGCGGCGCGCACGCCGCCGGCTCTCCATCTCGAGGCCCTGGCCCAGTTGCCACGAAGTGCGGTCGCGCAATTACCTGCCCCCGCGCCAACGCAGCCTGCGCCCGTGCTCCGCTCGTCCGCGCCGGTTTCCTATCCGGAAGCGGAAGCGCGCCCAGTCGTCTTTTCCACGGCGCCGCCGCCGGCGGTCCATGAACCACGGCCTGCAAGCCGCCCGCTGCCGGCTGTTCTTCCGCGGCCGGCCGCATCAGGCGATCCCTTAAACGGACCCTTGGGCGAAGCACCCGCCCCTGCCCGCCGCGTTGTGCGGGAGGCACCCGAACCCGCAACGCCTGGCCAACGCGCCACGCGCAGCTCTGACCAATTGGTCGCGGCCTACCGCGCCCAGCGAGCCGCCAACCGCGCTCCGCCCCCGCCCACCCGCGCAGGCACCCGCCCGGACGTGCGGAACGAGCCGCCAGTGCCGCCGGCGCCGGCCCCGCAGGCATCCGTACCACCGTCCCAGCGGTCCGCCGTGCCGTCTCCGCAGCCCTCCCCCTCCGCGGCTCAGTCGCCTCTCAACGACAACGGAACCCGGATACAGTTCATCACCTCGGACGATTTCTGA
- a CDS encoding UDP-glucose 4-epimerase, with protein sequence MGILITGGGVVGLRTAALLAARGERVVVADVRPICPDGLTGGGFKTATCDIVDRAALTALVEVNAITSIIHTAALLSTAIRRDPVHGVLVNTVGTTNVLDIARTMKLRRVVIASSTTVGYTCFATHGPEPIEEDVQLRVISQRPASIYAATKLAAENIAMLYNDLYGVDVAILRYGAVLSASEAIATSVPDQLLSMLLSAGRAGVPVHIKDPFLVWAGREEFVDARDCASANVAALDAAELKSRVYNIATGTWYSFEDVCDVVRGIYPDLSVDLRVNVTSGFAGFPYKRPAPSSTVAAKHELGFTAAYKLEDTVSQLASPA encoded by the coding sequence ATGGGAATACTGATTACAGGTGGTGGGGTTGTCGGATTACGGACGGCTGCGCTTCTGGCGGCACGCGGTGAGCGCGTCGTGGTCGCCGACGTTCGACCGATCTGCCCGGATGGTCTTACCGGAGGCGGGTTCAAGACCGCCACTTGCGATATCGTCGACCGCGCTGCGCTCACGGCGCTCGTGGAAGTCAACGCGATCACGTCGATCATCCACACCGCCGCGCTGCTCTCGACGGCCATCCGCCGTGATCCTGTTCATGGCGTCCTGGTCAATACGGTGGGGACGACCAATGTCCTCGATATCGCGCGGACCATGAAGCTCAGGCGTGTAGTCATCGCAAGTTCCACAACGGTTGGATATACTTGCTTCGCCACGCATGGACCGGAGCCCATCGAGGAAGACGTTCAGCTTCGTGTTATCAGTCAGCGGCCCGCAAGTATATACGCGGCAACAAAGCTGGCTGCAGAAAATATCGCAATGCTTTACAACGATCTTTATGGTGTTGACGTTGCGATTTTGCGTTATGGCGCGGTCTTGAGTGCCAGCGAAGCCATCGCGACCAGCGTGCCCGATCAGCTTCTTTCAATGCTGTTGTCGGCGGGGCGCGCCGGCGTGCCCGTCCATATCAAGGACCCATTTCTCGTATGGGCGGGCCGCGAGGAGTTCGTCGATGCGCGGGACTGCGCGAGCGCCAATGTTGCTGCTCTGGATGCTGCCGAGTTGAAGTCGCGCGTCTATAATATCGCTACGGGCACTTGGTATAGCTTTGAGGATGTCTGCGACGTCGTGCGCGGAATTTATCCTGATCTTTCCGTCGATCTGCGCGTCAATGTCACGAGCGGCTTCGCGGGGTTCCCTTATAAACGTCCCGCGCCATCGTCGACGGTTGCCGCGAAGCATGAGCTTGGCTTTACGGCAGCTTACAAGCTGGAGGATACGGTCTCTCAACTGGCGTCGCCCGCCTGA
- a CDS encoding conserved hypothetical protein (Evidence 4 : Unknown function but conserved in other organisms), with protein sequence MIIRSAVLEGHVAPEDQEAFDRSMRAYVLPAIRSYPRLREVKLRKLAVPEAGAPDVYMTFDLYFDSLADMDAALASETRQVVRKTIAENMASFKGRVYHLVFEQDA encoded by the coding sequence ATGATCATACGTTCCGCCGTTCTCGAGGGGCATGTGGCCCCCGAAGATCAAGAGGCCTTCGACCGCAGCATGCGCGCATATGTGCTCCCGGCCATTCGCAGCTATCCGCGGCTGCGCGAGGTCAAGCTACGGAAACTTGCCGTTCCGGAGGCCGGAGCGCCCGATGTCTATATGACCTTCGATCTCTACTTTGACAGTCTGGCGGATATGGATGCCGCACTGGCAAGTGAAACAAGGCAAGTTGTTCGCAAGACGATCGCCGAGAATATGGCTTCGTTCAAGGGACGTGTCTATCACCTCGTTTTCGAACAGGACGCATAG
- a CDS encoding Tripartite ATP-independent transporter DctM subunit, producing MNTSLVVLCVAFVVGAILRIPVVLTMFGSGIVYLWASGQDVGLLVDQTLNNMMGMNAMLAVPMFILAANVMNAATISERLWSAANLLVGRLRGGHGHVTVLMNVAMSSMTGSAVSEASGAGMVAIRMMRNQGHYPGGLAVAVASGASLLGPIMPPSIPLVLYAVISGASVGALFLAGIIPAFLMAISLSVLISIMARRRNLPRAGEVARGQRLKVIGGALVPLTLPAVLLGGIWSGIFTPTEAASVAALWAMLLGFIVYRNLNMKSLLAVFLESSRQSAVVMMLIISSFIINYAITNEGLADNMAAWIKAMNLSPLQFMLLVNVLFLVLGTVLDGAVMLMVFVPVLLPSVHALGIDPVHFGVVVIINFMIAIITPPYGLILFVLSTLTKVPMREINREIWAFCVPLTVVMFILVLFPQIVLFLPRMFGFQ from the coding sequence ATGAACACCAGCTTGGTCGTGCTATGCGTGGCCTTCGTCGTGGGAGCCATTCTGCGCATCCCAGTCGTTCTGACCATGTTCGGCAGCGGCATTGTCTATCTCTGGGCAAGCGGCCAGGATGTCGGCCTGCTCGTCGATCAGACATTGAACAATATGATGGGCATGAACGCGATGCTCGCGGTGCCCATGTTCATCCTCGCCGCCAACGTCATGAATGCCGCCACCATTTCGGAGCGTCTCTGGTCAGCCGCGAACCTTCTGGTGGGGCGTCTGCGCGGCGGCCACGGCCATGTCACCGTTCTGATGAACGTGGCCATGTCGTCGATGACCGGCAGTGCCGTATCGGAGGCGTCCGGTGCCGGCATGGTCGCCATCCGCATGATGCGGAACCAGGGGCACTACCCCGGCGGCCTTGCCGTGGCTGTGGCATCGGGAGCGTCGTTGCTCGGCCCGATCATGCCGCCGTCCATCCCGCTCGTTCTCTATGCGGTTATTTCCGGCGCGTCGGTTGGAGCCCTGTTTCTCGCCGGCATTATCCCGGCCTTCCTGATGGCCATATCGCTCAGTGTCCTGATCTCCATCATGGCGCGCCGCCGGAACCTGCCGCGCGCAGGCGAGGTGGCGCGCGGCCAGAGGCTCAAGGTCATCGGCGGAGCCCTCGTGCCGCTGACGCTTCCCGCCGTGCTGCTGGGCGGCATCTGGAGCGGCATCTTCACGCCGACGGAGGCCGCCTCTGTTGCCGCCCTGTGGGCCATGCTGCTCGGCTTTATCGTTTATCGCAACCTCAATATGAAATCGTTGCTGGCCGTCTTCCTGGAATCATCCAGGCAGTCAGCCGTCGTGATGATGTTGATCATCAGCTCTTTCATCATCAACTATGCCATAACCAACGAAGGTCTGGCGGACAACATGGCGGCCTGGATCAAGGCCATGAACCTGTCGCCTCTCCAGTTCATGCTGCTGGTCAATGTGCTGTTCCTTGTCCTGGGAACGGTGCTCGACGGCGCGGTGATGCTGATGGTCTTCGTGCCGGTCCTTCTTCCATCCGTCCACGCACTAGGCATTGACCCTGTGCATTTCGGTGTAGTTGTGATCATTAACTTCATGATCGCGATCATCACGCCGCCCTATGGGCTCATTCTCTTCGTATTGTCGACGCTGACAAAAGTGCCGATGCGTGAGATCAATCGCGAAATCTGGGCGTTTTGCGTGCCGTTGACGGTCGTCATGTTTATCCTTGTCCTGTTTCCGCAGATCGTTCTCTTTCTCCCACGCATGTTCGGCTTTCAGTAA
- a CDS encoding TRAP-type C4-dicarboxylate transport system permease small subunit: MKDRVMQAAERFGRFAEIVSGLMFAGIFLVFIVGIAMRYLFHKPLMWTDEVTILLLLWCTFLTDAFVVRASDHVAFDVVWDVVSSRTRRVIGIIGRLLFAVIFAAALPTVIDYVLFLWRERTDVLEIRLDIVYSCFVIYMIMVVVRLIAQLVEFCGPAWQQHVAASDTPNTSNVIG; the protein is encoded by the coding sequence ATGAAGGATCGCGTCATGCAGGCGGCCGAAAGGTTCGGCCGCTTCGCTGAGATCGTATCCGGCTTAATGTTCGCCGGCATATTCTTGGTGTTCATCGTTGGTATCGCTATGCGCTATCTCTTCCACAAGCCGCTTATGTGGACCGACGAAGTCACCATATTGCTTCTACTGTGGTGCACATTTCTCACGGATGCCTTCGTCGTCCGCGCCAGCGATCACGTCGCCTTCGATGTTGTCTGGGATGTCGTTTCCTCCAGAACGCGCCGGGTGATCGGCATCATCGGGCGCCTTCTGTTTGCGGTGATATTCGCGGCGGCCCTCCCAACCGTTATTGATTACGTTCTGTTTCTCTGGCGCGAACGCACGGATGTTCTGGAGATCCGGCTGGACATCGTCTACTCCTGTTTCGTGATATACATGATCATGGTTGTCGTGCGGCTCATCGCGCAACTCGTCGAATTCTGCGGGCCTGCTTGGCAGCAACATGTCGCTGCATCCGACACACCCAATACCTCCAATGTGATTGGTTGA
- a CDS encoding Tripartite ATP-independent transporter DctP family solute receptor — protein MEHFRSLGLVGNALMTSNDKKRGSFMFKYSKAIALACAVTLGGLTGGAEAATQLRISTAAPDQSPLTDAFRHIKKKMEEAFPGEVTVSVHPASSLFRQGTELPAMQRGNLEMASPVTFEIEAQLPEYGVFSSGYVFRDPAHMLKVFNGPIGEEFYAKVADKMGLVILDTAYLGTRQVGLRDVKNIKAPKDFSGVKLRMPPGAAFQTLARAMGVTPLAMPITEVYLALQTGSIDGQDNPANMTRDWKFNEVSKEVVLTQHIVQPVFIAISKTAYDKLTPDQQKALRAAAKEATAIEVQKTIEDEKSAVEGFKKAGIVVSTPDLELFRANAAKLYKEEGYETKWQPGLKDKIDALQ, from the coding sequence ATGGAGCATTTCCGAAGCCTCGGATTGGTCGGAAATGCTCTAATGACCAGCAATGACAAGAAGAGGGGATCTTTCATGTTCAAATACAGCAAGGCCATTGCGCTCGCTTGCGCGGTCACCCTTGGCGGATTGACGGGAGGTGCCGAGGCGGCGACGCAGCTGCGGATCTCGACGGCGGCTCCCGATCAATCGCCGCTGACCGATGCGTTCCGCCACATCAAGAAGAAGATGGAGGAGGCCTTTCCCGGCGAAGTGACCGTGTCGGTTCATCCGGCCTCAAGCCTCTTCCGTCAAGGAACGGAATTGCCGGCTATGCAGCGCGGGAATCTCGAGATGGCCTCGCCGGTCACCTTCGAAATCGAAGCGCAGCTGCCGGAGTACGGCGTGTTCTCGTCCGGCTACGTATTCCGCGACCCGGCGCATATGCTGAAGGTCTTCAACGGCCCGATCGGCGAGGAATTCTACGCCAAGGTCGCGGACAAGATGGGGCTCGTCATTCTCGACACCGCCTATCTCGGAACGCGGCAAGTCGGCCTGCGCGACGTCAAAAACATCAAGGCGCCGAAGGATTTCTCCGGCGTGAAGCTGCGGATGCCGCCCGGGGCGGCTTTTCAGACCCTGGCACGCGCGATGGGCGTGACACCGCTCGCCATGCCGATCACAGAAGTCTATCTCGCGTTGCAGACCGGTTCGATCGATGGACAGGACAATCCTGCCAATATGACGCGTGACTGGAAATTCAACGAGGTTTCGAAAGAGGTCGTGCTGACGCAGCACATCGTTCAGCCCGTCTTCATCGCCATTTCCAAGACCGCCTATGACAAGCTGACGCCCGACCAGCAGAAGGCCTTGCGCGCGGCTGCCAAGGAGGCCACGGCGATTGAGGTCCAGAAGACCATCGAGGACGAGAAATCCGCGGTCGAGGGCTTCAAGAAGGCCGGCATCGTCGTCTCCACGCCTGATCTGGAACTCTTCCGCGCCAATGCCGCGAAACTTTACAAGGAAGAGGGCTATGAGACGAAGTGGCAGCCGGGCCTGAAGGACAAGATCGACGCCCTGCAGTGA
- a CDS encoding 3-oxoacyl-(acyl-carrier protein) reductase, whose amino-acid sequence MEPRPVAFVTGGASGIGRATVLRFVADGFHVAAADLNQALLDELGGGEKHVTTHLVDVRDRSQISEAMAAYPEIRALVCVAGMYQPRRFEDITTDDFRLMLDVNLLGVFIAAQEVLQRMPEGGRIVTVSSRAAIGGTNFAHYVASKAAVVGLTRAIAMELRSRRIAVNSVAPGFTDTPMTRSMPPDQYAVAQSLEPSGAAADPDDIAGAIAFLANPATRFITGQTLFVDGGKSLGGLGI is encoded by the coding sequence ATGGAGCCGCGGCCCGTCGCCTTCGTCACCGGTGGGGCGTCCGGCATAGGGCGGGCGACGGTTCTTCGCTTTGTGGCCGATGGCTTCCACGTCGCGGCCGCCGATCTTAACCAGGCGTTGCTGGACGAACTGGGTGGGGGTGAGAAACATGTCACGACCCATCTCGTTGACGTCCGGGACAGGTCGCAGATCTCCGAGGCGATGGCGGCTTATCCGGAGATTCGCGCGCTCGTCTGCGTTGCCGGCATGTATCAGCCGCGACGCTTTGAAGACATCACGACAGATGACTTCCGACTGATGCTGGACGTCAATCTTCTGGGCGTTTTCATCGCAGCGCAGGAAGTCCTGCAACGCATGCCGGAGGGCGGTCGCATCGTCACGGTGTCCTCACGCGCGGCGATCGGCGGCACCAATTTCGCGCATTACGTGGCTTCAAAGGCCGCGGTGGTCGGCCTGACGCGTGCGATCGCGATGGAGTTGCGGTCTCGTCGCATTGCGGTGAACTCGGTCGCTCCCGGCTTCACGGATACGCCGATGACACGCAGCATGCCGCCGGACCAGTATGCCGTGGCCCAATCCCTGGAACCGAGCGGGGCGGCGGCCGATCCCGACGATATCGCCGGTGCGATAGCCTTTCTAGCCAACCCCGCGACGCGCTTCATCACCGGTCAGACGTTGTTCGTCGATGGTGGAAAATCACTGGGTGGTCTCGGTATATAG
- a CDS encoding 2-keto-4-pentenoate hydratase/2-oxohepta-3-ene-1,7-dioic acid hydratase in catechol pathway: MWALTTAGLASGPTACLMVDDALYPLDELAAAHDVALPSTVADVFADWARCEPLLADLARRATGGRPTSEAQVLAPLQYPGKILCAGANYYDHMAEMGFPGIVKDSQRLFFFMKPPRNAIVGPGATVLMPRGTKAFDWEIELAAVIGKTARHVSVDEALSYIAGYTVAIDFSARDFNKAPEQFYKLDWVAGKANDTCCPIGPCIVPASHFPNPQAARLRLSVNGELKQNGNAEQMIFSIAEQVARASEIMTLDPGDLLLTGTPAGVGVPKQTFLKVGDRVDAEIDGIGKLSVTISGEA; this comes from the coding sequence ATGTGGGCATTGACGACAGCCGGGCTTGCGAGCGGGCCGACCGCATGTCTCATGGTGGACGACGCGCTCTACCCGCTCGATGAGCTTGCTGCCGCCCATGATGTCGCTCTTCCGAGCACGGTTGCAGATGTCTTTGCTGACTGGGCGCGTTGCGAGCCCCTTCTGGCAGATCTCGCCCGCCGTGCGACAGGAGGCCGCCCGACATCTGAGGCTCAGGTTCTTGCGCCGTTGCAGTATCCGGGAAAGATCCTTTGTGCGGGCGCGAATTACTATGATCATATGGCTGAGATGGGCTTTCCCGGCATAGTCAAGGACAGCCAGCGGCTGTTTTTCTTCATGAAGCCGCCGCGCAATGCGATCGTCGGTCCAGGAGCGACGGTCCTGATGCCGCGCGGAACGAAGGCCTTTGACTGGGAGATCGAGCTCGCGGCCGTCATTGGCAAGACGGCGCGGCATGTGTCCGTTGACGAGGCGCTGTCCTACATTGCCGGTTATACTGTCGCGATCGATTTTTCGGCGCGCGACTTCAACAAGGCGCCGGAGCAGTTCTACAAGCTGGACTGGGTCGCGGGAAAAGCCAACGATACCTGCTGCCCGATAGGCCCGTGCATTGTCCCGGCGTCACATTTCCCCAATCCGCAAGCGGCCCGGCTCCGGCTCTCGGTCAATGGTGAGCTCAAGCAGAACGGCAACGCCGAGCAGATGATCTTCTCGATCGCGGAGCAGGTTGCGCGCGCATCGGAGATCATGACGCTTGATCCCGGCGACCTTCTGCTGACGGGCACGCCGGCTGGGGTCGGGGTGCCGAAGCAGACCTTCCTCAAGGTCGGAGACAGGGTGGACGCCGAGATTGATGGCATCGGCAAGCTGTCGGTTACCATATCGGGCGAGGCCTGA
- a CDS encoding GntR family carbon starvation induced transcriptional regulator — protein MSDALSAPPSAQTVAENVYRSIKSDLLSGELPPGSALLTRDLLARYECGISPLREALARLVGEQFLEAASHRGVRVPRPSISDVEDVYRIRIALEREALGLALQFGDDDWEADIIATCHRMEKAPLPYHVADQPSAVMEWEARHRAFHFSLIKAAPSPRLLRLIDQMVDQTERYRALRLSGMDRAKIGHDLVAEHRSLMELVLARDPASLDFLATHLDRTRLAVSAILGEADAPAKAHIPSRAKS, from the coding sequence ATGAGCGACGCACTCTCTGCCCCGCCGTCGGCACAAACGGTTGCCGAAAATGTCTATCGATCCATCAAGTCGGATCTTCTCTCCGGAGAACTTCCGCCTGGCTCGGCGCTGCTGACGCGCGATCTGCTTGCGCGCTATGAATGCGGCATCAGTCCGTTGCGCGAGGCTTTGGCACGCCTGGTCGGCGAGCAATTCCTGGAAGCAGCGAGCCACCGCGGCGTTCGCGTGCCGCGCCCGTCCATCAGTGATGTCGAGGATGTGTACCGTATCCGCATCGCGCTGGAGCGGGAGGCGCTGGGGCTCGCGCTGCAATTCGGCGACGATGACTGGGAGGCGGATATCATCGCCACCTGCCACCGCATGGAGAAGGCGCCGCTTCCCTACCATGTCGCGGATCAGCCGAGTGCCGTGATGGAATGGGAGGCACGCCACCGCGCCTTCCACTTCAGCCTCATCAAGGCCGCGCCATCGCCCCGCCTTTTGCGACTCATCGATCAGATGGTTGACCAGACGGAACGCTACCGCGCGCTCCGCTTGTCGGGCATGGATCGCGCCAAGATCGGCCACGATCTCGTGGCCGAACACCGCAGCCTGATGGAGCTGGTTCTCGCACGCGATCCCGCCAGCCTGGACTTCCTCGCGACGCATCTGGACCGCACACGGCTGGCGGTCTCGGCTATCCTCGGTGAAGCCGATGCCCCCGCGAAAGCCCATATCCCCAGTAGAGCGAAGTCATAG
- the mhpA gene encoding 3-(3-hydroxy-phenyl)propionate/3-hydroxycinnamic acid hydroxylase encodes METTAVLIIGAGPVGLMLANQLQRLGIAHVLIDRQLEHSFFCKALGVTARTLEIFDDLGIADAAIDRGVWLRGLRTFDNGEQVAAFDLPERDLPFGALSLAQYETEELLEASLHRHGGLVERGWRLDSFVEDADGIRAELSREGDETARRVLRCQWLVGCDGAHSHVRATLGLSFEGGKFPQTFVLGDLDVDWSLPRGYFYRFNTHEEGQPSNSLAAVPVHGSVRRYRLSTMLKDGPGLDLPEGTEASPPDLERLTAIVQSGLPQGTRLSNLRWSSLYRVSHRIVPSYGKGRVFLAGDAAHIHPPVGGQGMNTGLQDANNLAWKLALAARGLAAAGLLQSYDAERRPVGLDVVEGTSRALNAVLAQQATMPGVKETQLLISYPDSPITVRSKAGDETGLQAGDRAPDAYGLIRPFVAHPARLHEWLGKGRHLLLCYAGEDGFAPFSPLVGQLAARLPGFSGSLGIVAKGATPADMETIPLLYDAADSFRTSYNAVPGMTWLVRPDGHLAWVGHAAEVTQLSSVLDLVAAPPSAAL; translated from the coding sequence ATGGAGACGACTGCGGTTCTTATCATCGGTGCCGGGCCGGTAGGTCTCATGCTGGCCAATCAACTCCAGCGGCTGGGCATCGCGCATGTCCTCATCGACCGGCAGCTTGAGCATAGCTTCTTTTGCAAGGCACTCGGTGTTACGGCCCGCACGCTTGAGATCTTCGATGATCTTGGAATAGCTGACGCGGCGATCGACCGGGGCGTCTGGCTGCGTGGCCTGAGGACATTTGACAACGGCGAACAGGTCGCCGCCTTTGATCTTCCCGAGCGTGACCTTCCCTTCGGCGCCCTGTCTCTCGCCCAGTATGAGACTGAGGAATTGCTGGAGGCGAGCCTGCACCGCCATGGCGGCCTTGTCGAACGGGGCTGGCGGCTCGACAGTTTTGTGGAAGACGCGGACGGCATCCGGGCAGAGCTGTCCCGCGAGGGCGACGAGACGGCGAGGCGTGTGCTGCGATGCCAATGGCTTGTCGGTTGCGACGGCGCTCACAGCCATGTTCGTGCCACGCTTGGCCTGAGTTTCGAGGGCGGCAAGTTTCCCCAGACCTTCGTGCTGGGGGATCTCGATGTCGATTGGTCGCTGCCACGCGGTTACTTCTATCGCTTCAATACCCATGAGGAGGGACAGCCCTCGAACTCGCTGGCGGCTGTGCCTGTCCATGGTTCCGTGCGGCGTTACCGCCTGTCGACCATGCTGAAGGACGGGCCGGGGCTCGACTTGCCGGAAGGCACCGAAGCATCGCCGCCGGATCTGGAGCGCCTGACGGCCATCGTGCAAAGCGGCTTGCCGCAAGGCACGCGCTTGTCGAATTTGCGATGGTCATCACTCTATCGCGTGAGTCACCGAATCGTGCCGAGCTATGGCAAAGGCCGCGTGTTTCTTGCTGGGGATGCGGCGCATATCCATCCGCCCGTTGGCGGGCAGGGCATGAACACCGGTTTGCAGGACGCCAATAATCTGGCCTGGAAGCTCGCGCTCGCGGCGCGCGGCCTTGCGGCTGCGGGACTTCTGCAAAGCTATGATGCCGAGCGGCGTCCTGTCGGCCTCGATGTCGTCGAGGGAACGAGCCGGGCTCTGAACGCGGTTCTCGCCCAGCAGGCCACCATGCCTGGCGTCAAGGAAACCCAACTGCTCATCAGCTATCCGGATAGCCCGATTACCGTGAGATCGAAAGCCGGTGACGAGACCGGACTGCAGGCTGGTGACCGGGCGCCGGACGCCTATGGTCTTATCAGACCGTTCGTGGCCCATCCCGCTCGTCTCCACGAATGGCTGGGAAAGGGGAGGCATCTCCTCCTGTGCTACGCCGGAGAAGACGGCTTCGCGCCTTTCTCCCCTCTTGTCGGGCAGCTTGCGGCTAGGCTACCCGGTTTCTCGGGCAGCCTGGGTATCGTGGCCAAGGGGGCAACACCCGCCGACATGGAAACGATCCCGTTGCTCTATGACGCGGCCGACAGCTTCCGCACATCCTATAACGCGGTTCCGGGCATGACCTGGCTTGTGCGGCCGGATGGTCACCTCGCCTGGGTCGGGCATGCGGCGGAGGTCACGCAGCTTTCATCCGTGCTCGACCTCGTGGCGGCGCCCCCCTCGGCTGCACTATGA
- a CDS encoding DedA family protein, with amino-acid sequence MSLLAAYFGLFVAALAAATILPMQSEAVLVAMLMADYTPWLVIGIASVGNVLGSVVNWLLGRGIERYRDRRWFPVKASALLRAQSWYQRYGRWSLLLSWMPIIGDPLTVVAGVLREPLPIFLALVTIAKVGRYAVLAAATLHWA; translated from the coding sequence ATGAGCCTCCTCGCCGCCTATTTCGGTCTGTTCGTAGCGGCGTTGGCCGCCGCGACCATTCTTCCCATGCAGTCCGAAGCGGTGCTCGTCGCCATGCTCATGGCCGACTACACGCCCTGGCTGGTGATCGGCATCGCAAGTGTTGGGAATGTGCTGGGTTCCGTCGTCAACTGGCTGCTCGGCCGAGGGATCGAGCGCTACAGGGATCGCCGCTGGTTTCCCGTCAAGGCGAGCGCACTCCTGCGCGCGCAGAGCTGGTATCAGCGTTATGGCAGATGGTCCCTGCTTCTCAGCTGGATGCCGATAATCGGCGATCCTTTGACGGTGGTGGCAGGCGTCCTGCGTGAGCCGCTGCCAATATTTCTCGCTCTGGTGACCATCGCCAAGGTCGGGCGTTATGCGGTGCTGGCCGCGGCGACCCTGCATTGGGCATGA